In Rathayibacter sp. VKM Ac-2762, one DNA window encodes the following:
- a CDS encoding AraC family transcriptional regulator yields MPEVWSPAERRLRRLGWIPRRPLPRGAVCDAIVPPRLSLSRAWLQAGEFEVLPHPGRLRVLFSLDGTGRLSARGRDHRLPAGSALLTRASTVQYAAAVSPWARFEWQLRPSVLRASEFASLTDRVLALPEAYWRALTGAANTVLSFGVEPSDAAFEHFEIASEHLLASAFSALLPSSDREDRSPAAVYANGTRLIERHYRDRSFTVETLAESLGVSVSHLHRAFSAAGTTPRQRIERARAFEAQRLLDELGPRAATDLDRVARSAGFSSRIHMQRTLRRIDDAG; encoded by the coding sequence ATGCCCGAGGTCTGGAGTCCCGCCGAGAGGCGGCTGCGTCGGCTCGGCTGGATTCCGCGGCGCCCCCTGCCGCGAGGTGCCGTCTGCGACGCGATCGTCCCGCCGCGCCTCAGCCTCAGCCGCGCCTGGCTGCAGGCCGGGGAGTTCGAGGTCCTCCCCCATCCCGGGAGGCTCCGCGTGCTCTTCAGCCTCGACGGCACCGGCCGCCTCTCCGCCCGGGGCCGCGACCACCGGCTCCCGGCCGGCAGCGCTCTCCTGACCCGCGCCTCGACGGTGCAGTACGCGGCGGCGGTCAGCCCGTGGGCGCGCTTCGAGTGGCAGCTGCGCCCCTCGGTGCTCCGCGCGAGCGAGTTCGCCTCGCTCACGGACCGGGTCCTCGCCCTCCCCGAGGCCTACTGGCGCGCACTCACCGGTGCGGCGAACACCGTCCTCAGTTTCGGCGTCGAGCCCTCGGACGCGGCCTTCGAGCACTTCGAGATCGCGAGCGAGCACCTCCTGGCCTCGGCCTTCTCGGCGCTGCTGCCCTCCTCTGACCGGGAGGACCGGTCCCCCGCCGCCGTGTATGCGAACGGCACGCGCCTGATCGAGCGGCACTACCGCGACCGCTCCTTCACGGTGGAGACGCTAGCGGAGAGTCTCGGCGTGTCGGTCAGCCACCTGCACCGGGCGTTCTCGGCCGCCGGCACCACCCCTCGTCAGCGGATCGAGCGCGCGCGGGCCTTCGAGGCGCAGCGCCTCCTCGACGAGCTCGGCCCGCGGGCGGCGACGGACCTGGACCGCGTGGCGCGGTCGGCCGGCTTCAGCTCGCGGATCCACATGCAGCGGACCCTCCGCCGGATCGACGACGCGGGCTGA
- a CDS encoding ThiF family adenylyltransferase has product MTPLVEPGPPLTAAERERFARQIRLAPLGELGQRRLRNARVLILGAGGIGSPVITALAAAGIGRLGIVDGDVVELSNLARQTAHDDSSVGRSKAESAAATARRLSPGIDARAFPVSLTSANVDALVAGWDVVVDGFDTFGARYLASDATTRAGIPHVWGSALGFDGQLSTFWAGAPGGGVTLRALHPEAEDAGDSCSTVGVLGALCALIGSAMAAEVVKLVTGAGEPLFGRVLVHDALDSSWAELPLERRVPPVPERRAAAGSITAAELRERLAGPTPPSVVDLREDDEDRSVAVPGAVRMPMSRFDPAALPAGPLVLHCASGVRSRLAAERAAAAGVASDSLDGGMASWRER; this is encoded by the coding sequence ATGACCCCGCTCGTCGAGCCCGGACCGCCGCTGACCGCCGCCGAGCGCGAGCGGTTCGCCCGGCAGATCCGCCTGGCGCCCCTCGGGGAGCTCGGACAGCGGCGCCTCCGGAACGCGCGCGTGCTGATCCTCGGCGCGGGCGGCATCGGCTCGCCGGTGATCACGGCGCTCGCCGCGGCCGGGATCGGGCGGCTCGGCATCGTGGACGGCGACGTCGTCGAGCTCTCGAACCTGGCGCGGCAGACGGCGCACGACGACTCCTCGGTGGGCCGGTCGAAGGCGGAGTCGGCGGCGGCGACCGCGCGGCGGCTCTCCCCCGGCATCGACGCCCGGGCCTTCCCGGTGTCGCTGACCTCGGCCAACGTCGACGCCCTGGTGGCGGGCTGGGACGTCGTGGTCGACGGCTTCGACACCTTCGGCGCGCGCTACCTCGCCTCCGATGCGACGACCCGCGCCGGGATCCCGCACGTGTGGGGATCGGCGCTCGGCTTCGACGGGCAGCTCTCGACCTTCTGGGCCGGCGCCCCGGGCGGAGGGGTGACCCTGCGCGCGCTGCACCCCGAGGCCGAGGACGCGGGTGACAGCTGCTCGACGGTGGGCGTGCTGGGCGCGCTCTGCGCGCTGATCGGCTCGGCCATGGCGGCCGAGGTCGTGAAGCTCGTGACCGGGGCGGGCGAGCCGCTGTTCGGTCGCGTCCTCGTGCACGACGCTCTCGACTCCTCCTGGGCCGAGCTCCCTCTCGAGCGGCGGGTGCCGCCGGTCCCGGAGCGGCGGGCCGCGGCGGGCTCGATCACGGCGGCCGAGCTGCGGGAGCGGCTGGCCGGGCCGACGCCCCCGAGCGTCGTCGACCTCCGCGAGGACGACGAGGACCGGTCCGTCGCGGTGCCCGGTGCCGTGCGGATGCCGATGTCGCGCTTCGACCCCGCCGCTCTGCCGGCCGGTCCGCTCGTGCTGCACTGCGCCTCCGGGGTCCGGTCGCGTCTCGCGGCGGAGCGCGCGGCGGCGGCGGGCGTGGCGTCCGACTCGCTCGACGGCGGGATGGCGTCGTGGCGGGAGCGGTGA
- the ftsY gene encoding signal recognition particle-docking protein FtsY, which yields MAERTSWSLGRALRGLFEKRTIDDQTWDDLETALITADFGPDITEEIVDDLRAKVARYSTTDPRDLQRMLRESLEERLSKYDTTLKLSERPAVILVVGVNGVGKTTTIGKFAKFLRNYGRSVVVGAADTFRAAAVDQLATWAQRADAQIVRPQQERQDPASVAFQTVQFAKDTGVEMVIIDTAGRLHTKGGLMDELTKIKRVIEKQAPISEILLVLDATTGQNGLSQAEAFIEHAGVTGLVITKLDGSAKGGFVLAVQERTGIPIKLVGQGEGIGDLTGFTPHVFAQQLVS from the coding sequence ATGGCAGAACGCACCTCCTGGTCGCTCGGCCGCGCACTGCGCGGCCTGTTCGAGAAGCGCACGATCGACGACCAGACCTGGGACGACCTCGAGACGGCGCTGATCACCGCCGACTTCGGCCCCGACATCACCGAGGAGATCGTCGACGACCTCCGCGCCAAGGTCGCCCGCTACTCCACCACCGACCCGCGCGACCTGCAGCGGATGCTCCGCGAGTCCCTCGAGGAGCGTCTGTCGAAGTACGACACGACCCTCAAGCTCAGCGAGCGCCCCGCCGTGATCCTCGTGGTCGGCGTGAACGGCGTCGGCAAGACCACGACCATCGGCAAGTTCGCCAAGTTCCTCCGCAACTACGGCCGGAGCGTCGTGGTCGGCGCGGCCGACACCTTCCGCGCGGCGGCGGTCGACCAGCTCGCCACCTGGGCGCAGCGCGCCGACGCCCAGATCGTCCGCCCTCAGCAGGAGCGCCAGGATCCGGCGTCCGTCGCCTTCCAGACCGTGCAGTTCGCGAAGGACACCGGCGTCGAGATGGTCATCATCGACACGGCCGGCCGCCTGCACACCAAGGGCGGGCTGATGGACGAGCTCACGAAGATCAAGCGCGTCATCGAGAAGCAGGCCCCGATCTCCGAGATCCTGCTCGTGCTCGACGCGACGACCGGTCAGAACGGGCTGAGCCAGGCCGAGGCGTTCATCGAGCACGCGGGCGTCACCGGCCTGGTCATCACCAAGCTCGACGGCTCCGCGAAGGGCGGCTTCGTCCTCGCGGTCCAGGAGCGCACCGGCATCCCGATCAAGCTCGTCGGCCAGGGCGAGGGCATCGGCGACCTCACCGGCTTCACCCCCCACGTCTTCGCCCAGCAGCTCGTCAGCTGA
- the lipA gene encoding lipoyl synthase codes for MSAEAGGRKLLRLEIRNAETPIERKPEWIRTKASMGPEYRQLQSLVKSEDLHTVCQEAGCPNIFECWEDREATFLIGGAQCTRRCDFCQIDTGKPADYDADEPRRVGESVARMKLRYATVTGVARDDLPDEGSWLYAETIRQIHAQAPGTGVEILVPDFTGRAEHLQRVFDAEPEVFAHNVETVPRIFKRIRPAFRYERSLDVLTQGREAGLITKSNLILGMGEEREEISQALQDLHDAGTDIVTITQYLRPTPRHLPVDRWVHPEEFVAIKEEAEDIGFLGVLAGPLVRSSYRAGRLWARSMESKGLPVPEHLRHLADAALGFSQAV; via the coding sequence ATGAGCGCCGAGGCCGGCGGCCGCAAGCTCCTGCGGCTGGAGATCCGCAACGCCGAGACGCCGATCGAGCGCAAGCCCGAGTGGATCCGCACGAAGGCCTCGATGGGCCCGGAGTACCGGCAGCTGCAGTCGCTGGTGAAGAGCGAGGATCTGCACACCGTCTGCCAGGAGGCGGGCTGCCCCAACATCTTCGAGTGCTGGGAGGACCGCGAGGCGACCTTCCTCATCGGGGGCGCCCAGTGCACCCGCCGCTGCGACTTCTGCCAGATCGACACCGGGAAGCCCGCGGACTACGACGCGGACGAGCCCCGGCGCGTCGGCGAGTCCGTGGCGCGGATGAAGCTCCGCTACGCGACCGTCACCGGAGTCGCCCGCGACGACCTGCCGGACGAGGGCTCCTGGCTCTACGCCGAGACCATCCGCCAGATCCACGCCCAGGCTCCGGGCACCGGGGTCGAGATCCTGGTCCCGGACTTCACGGGCCGCGCCGAGCACCTGCAGCGGGTGTTCGACGCGGAGCCGGAGGTGTTCGCCCACAACGTCGAGACGGTGCCGCGGATCTTCAAGCGCATCCGGCCGGCCTTCCGCTACGAGCGCTCGCTCGACGTGCTCACCCAGGGCCGGGAGGCGGGGCTGATCACGAAGTCGAACCTCATCCTCGGCATGGGCGAGGAGCGGGAGGAGATCTCGCAGGCGCTGCAGGACCTCCACGACGCCGGCACCGACATCGTGACCATCACGCAGTACCTCCGCCCGACGCCGCGGCATCTGCCGGTGGACCGCTGGGTGCACCCGGAGGAGTTCGTGGCGATCAAGGAGGAGGCCGAGGACATCGGCTTCCTCGGCGTCCTCGCGGGGCCCCTGGTCCGCTCCTCCTACCGGGCCGGCCGGCTCTGGGCGCGCTCGATGGAGTCGAAGGGGCTGCCGGTCCCGGAGCACCTGCGCCACCTCGCCGACGCGGCACTGGGCTTCTCGCAGGCCGTGTAG
- the lipB gene encoding lipoyl(octanoyl) transferase LipB, with translation MIETLVAGDSADPLDYTDGWELQRRLHAEVVAGSRPDTLVLCEHSSVYTAGKRTEAHERPDDGSPVVDVDRGGRITWHGPGQLVGYPIVRLGEPVDVVAYVRSLEGVLIAALDDLGVQGRRVDGRSGVWIPRDGGADKIAAIGIRVASGVTMHGFALNVSNSLEPYARIVACGIADAGVTTLERERGGAAPMEAVRARVAARFSEAAPAFSARIEEVAA, from the coding sequence GTGATCGAGACACTGGTGGCGGGCGACTCCGCGGATCCCCTGGACTACACCGACGGCTGGGAGCTGCAGCGCCGCCTGCACGCCGAGGTGGTGGCGGGCTCGAGGCCGGACACCCTCGTGCTCTGCGAGCACTCCTCCGTCTACACCGCCGGCAAGCGCACCGAGGCGCACGAGCGCCCGGACGACGGCTCGCCCGTGGTCGACGTCGACCGCGGAGGGCGGATCACCTGGCACGGCCCGGGCCAGCTCGTCGGCTACCCGATCGTGCGGCTCGGCGAGCCCGTCGACGTGGTCGCCTACGTCCGCTCGCTGGAGGGCGTGCTGATCGCCGCTCTCGACGACCTGGGCGTGCAGGGGCGGCGCGTCGACGGGCGCTCGGGAGTGTGGATCCCGAGGGACGGCGGCGCCGACAAGATCGCCGCGATCGGCATCCGCGTCGCCTCGGGCGTGACGATGCACGGCTTCGCCCTCAACGTCTCGAACAGCCTCGAGCCCTATGCCCGCATCGTCGCCTGCGGCATCGCCGACGCCGGGGTGACCACGCTCGAGCGCGAGCGCGGCGGGGCTGCGCCCATGGAGGCGGTGCGGGCGCGGGTGGCGGCGCGCTTCTCGGAGGCGGCGCCCGCCTTCTCCGCCCGCATCGAGGAGGTCGCCGCATGA
- the ffh gene encoding signal recognition particle protein: MATFGTLSDRLVETFKNLRTKGKLSASDVDGTVREIRRALLDADVALEVVKEFTGKVRERALGDEVNKALNPAQQVVQIVNEELVAILGGQSRRLEFAKRPPTVIMLAGLQGAGKTTLAGKLGKYLGKDGHTPLLVAADLQRPNAVQQLQVVGEQAGVAVYAPEPGNGVGNPVKVAQNAIRFATDKQYDTVIIDTAGRLGVDADMMKQAADIRRVTNPDEVLFVIDAMIGQDAVATAKAFQEGVDFTGVVLSKLDGDARGGAALSVASLTGRPILFASTGESLDDFEQFHPDRMASRILDLGDVLTLIEQAQSAFDEDEARKIAEKIMGDTFTLDDFLGQMQQLRNMGSIKKMIGMLPGAKGMREQLDQFDEREIVRTEAIIQSMTKAERVNPKLLNGSRRLRIARGSGMTVTDVNQLVQRFEQAAKMMKTVAKGGMPSVPGMGPVPGAGYQGRPKPQKKKGSKSGNPAKRAAENAAITSGPRPGDAGGSGFGLGGGAGKGAQPTPEELEQLQKLLGR; this comes from the coding sequence ATGGCTACTTTCGGCACCCTCTCCGATCGACTCGTCGAGACCTTCAAGAACCTCCGCACGAAGGGCAAGCTCTCCGCGTCGGACGTCGACGGCACCGTCCGCGAGATCCGGCGGGCCCTCCTCGACGCCGACGTGGCGCTGGAGGTCGTGAAGGAGTTCACCGGCAAGGTGCGCGAGCGCGCCCTCGGCGACGAGGTCAACAAGGCGCTCAATCCGGCCCAGCAGGTCGTCCAGATCGTCAACGAGGAGCTCGTCGCGATCCTCGGCGGACAGTCGCGCCGGCTCGAGTTCGCCAAGCGCCCGCCGACCGTCATCATGCTCGCCGGCCTCCAGGGCGCGGGCAAGACGACCCTCGCGGGCAAGCTCGGCAAGTACCTCGGCAAGGACGGCCACACCCCGCTGCTCGTCGCGGCCGACCTCCAGCGCCCCAACGCCGTTCAGCAGCTGCAGGTCGTCGGCGAGCAGGCCGGAGTCGCGGTCTACGCGCCGGAGCCGGGCAACGGCGTCGGCAACCCGGTCAAGGTCGCCCAGAACGCGATCCGCTTCGCGACCGACAAGCAGTACGACACGGTCATCATCGACACGGCCGGACGCCTCGGCGTCGACGCCGACATGATGAAGCAGGCCGCCGACATCCGCCGCGTCACGAACCCCGACGAGGTCCTGTTCGTCATCGACGCGATGATCGGCCAGGACGCGGTCGCGACCGCCAAGGCCTTCCAGGAGGGCGTCGACTTCACCGGCGTCGTCCTCTCCAAGCTCGACGGCGACGCCCGCGGAGGCGCGGCGCTCTCGGTCGCCTCGCTCACCGGCCGCCCGATCCTCTTCGCCTCCACGGGCGAGTCGCTCGACGACTTCGAGCAGTTCCACCCCGACCGCATGGCGAGCCGCATCCTCGACCTCGGCGACGTGCTGACGCTCATCGAGCAGGCCCAGTCCGCGTTCGACGAGGACGAGGCGCGCAAGATCGCCGAGAAGATCATGGGGGACACGTTCACCCTCGACGACTTCCTCGGCCAGATGCAGCAGCTGCGCAACATGGGCTCGATCAAGAAGATGATCGGCATGCTGCCCGGCGCGAAGGGCATGCGAGAGCAGCTCGACCAGTTCGACGAGCGCGAGATCGTGCGCACCGAGGCGATCATCCAGTCGATGACGAAGGCGGAGCGGGTCAACCCGAAGCTGCTCAACGGCTCGCGGCGCCTGCGCATCGCCCGCGGCTCCGGCATGACGGTCACGGACGTCAACCAGCTCGTCCAGCGCTTCGAGCAGGCCGCCAAGATGATGAAGACGGTCGCCAAGGGCGGCATGCCCTCGGTCCCCGGCATGGGCCCCGTGCCCGGCGCCGGCTACCAGGGCCGCCCGAAGCCGCAGAAGAAGAAGGGCAGCAAGTCCGGCAACCCCGCCAAGCGCGCGGCCGAGAACGCGGCGATCACCTCCGGGCCCCGCCCGGGCGATGCGGGCGGCTCCGGCTTCGGCCTGGGCGGCGGCGCCGGCAAGGGCGCCCAGCCCACGCCGGAGGAGCTCGAGCAGCTGCAGAAGCTCCTCGGGCGATGA
- a CDS encoding META domain-containing protein produces MRRVAAGRAGGILVLAAVLGLTGCAEGSGVDAMTAPSPEDLVGRWVTGVSYDAPDVPFLLIAEDGSWTGSDGCNGAQGEWSIDQTGALTVSAGPSTLIACDGVALPMIFSEAAMASIDGGRLRLFDEEGATVVKLARSTSDEAPSASPDPAGE; encoded by the coding sequence ATGAGGCGGGTCGCGGCCGGACGCGCGGGCGGGATCCTCGTCCTCGCGGCCGTGCTCGGGCTCACCGGCTGCGCCGAGGGCTCCGGGGTCGACGCGATGACGGCGCCCTCCCCGGAGGACCTGGTCGGCCGCTGGGTGACGGGCGTCTCCTACGACGCGCCCGACGTGCCGTTCCTCCTGATCGCGGAGGACGGGTCCTGGACGGGCTCGGACGGCTGCAACGGCGCGCAGGGCGAGTGGTCGATCGACCAGACGGGCGCGCTCACCGTCTCGGCCGGGCCGAGCACGCTGATCGCCTGCGACGGCGTCGCGCTGCCGATGATCTTCTCTGAGGCGGCGATGGCCTCGATCGACGGCGGACGGCTCCGCCTGTTCGACGAGGAGGGGGCCACCGTCGTCAAGCTCGCCCGCTCCACGAGCGACGAGGCGCCCTCGGCGTCGCCGGACCCGGCGGGGGAGTAG
- a CDS encoding LLM class F420-dependent oxidoreductase, with product MTTAHARPVRIGVQIAPQHVPYEVIRDTLAELEDLGVDIAFNWDHFFPLSGEPNGLHFEGWSMLAAWAEQTSRIEFGPLVTCNSYRNPDLLADMARTVDHISAKGAEGRLIFGIGSGWFERDYEEYGYEFGTPGSRLDELSEAMPRIRSRWSMLNPAPTRDIPVMIGGGGEKKTLRIVAEHADIWHSFSDVPTLERKLGVLSEWCSRVDRDPAAIEISTGASVRGGVGDASFDVLDQQYDLGARLFTLGITGPDIDLAPVRDLLGWRDGRNSTAR from the coding sequence ATGACAACCGCACACGCGCGCCCCGTCCGCATCGGCGTCCAGATCGCACCGCAGCACGTCCCCTACGAGGTCATCCGCGACACGCTCGCCGAGCTCGAGGACCTCGGCGTCGACATCGCCTTCAACTGGGACCACTTCTTCCCGCTCTCGGGAGAGCCGAACGGCCTGCACTTCGAGGGCTGGAGCATGCTCGCGGCCTGGGCCGAGCAGACCAGCCGCATCGAGTTCGGCCCGCTGGTCACCTGCAACAGCTACCGCAACCCCGACCTCCTCGCCGACATGGCGCGCACGGTCGACCACATCAGCGCCAAGGGCGCCGAGGGCCGTCTGATCTTCGGCATCGGCTCGGGCTGGTTCGAGCGCGACTACGAGGAGTACGGCTACGAGTTCGGCACTCCCGGCTCCCGCCTCGACGAGCTCTCCGAGGCGATGCCGCGCATCCGCAGCCGGTGGTCGATGCTCAACCCGGCGCCCACCCGCGACATCCCGGTGATGATCGGCGGCGGCGGCGAGAAGAAGACGCTGCGGATCGTCGCCGAGCACGCCGACATCTGGCACAGCTTCTCGGACGTCCCGACGCTCGAGCGCAAGCTCGGCGTGCTCTCGGAGTGGTGCAGCCGCGTCGACCGCGACCCGGCGGCGATCGAGATCTCGACCGGCGCGAGCGTGCGCGGCGGTGTCGGCGACGCCTCCTTCGACGTGCTCGACCAGCAGTACGACCTGGGCGCCCGCCTGTTCACGCTCGGCATCACCGGTCCGGACATCGACCTCGCGCCCGTGCGCGACCTGCTCGGCTGGCGCGACGGCCGGAACAGCACCGCGCGCTGA
- a CDS encoding SGNH/GDSL hydrolase family protein → MTRPVLLAAAAIGALALGLAGCSSSTTTGPATASPAGTATPLPTVTADPLPLSIGGSLPVGSRVTIVGDSIVRGLTVDPEQAWPALVGDDFGWEVTNLGCDGGGFIEPGDCGVAIGDRAEEIADTRPDAIVLIASSNDLGWDPEDVDAAIGPAVDAIVSASPSARLIALDSVWGPDPRPSDLDEYDAALVEAVTAAGGGALEYPDPLREDGLLGEDGVHPTVEGQRALADAFEVAAEKSGLARAVPTGQKATDAPPA, encoded by the coding sequence ATGACGCGTCCCGTCCTCCTCGCCGCAGCCGCGATCGGCGCGCTGGCCCTCGGCCTCGCCGGCTGCTCGTCCTCGACGACGACCGGCCCGGCGACCGCGTCCCCCGCCGGCACCGCCACTCCCCTCCCGACCGTCACCGCCGATCCGCTGCCGCTCTCGATCGGCGGCTCTCTTCCCGTCGGCTCCCGGGTGACGATCGTCGGCGACAGCATCGTGCGCGGTCTGACGGTCGACCCGGAGCAGGCCTGGCCCGCTCTCGTCGGCGACGACTTCGGCTGGGAGGTCACGAACCTGGGCTGCGACGGCGGCGGCTTCATCGAGCCGGGCGACTGCGGCGTCGCGATCGGCGACCGCGCGGAGGAGATCGCCGACACCCGGCCCGACGCGATCGTGCTGATCGCCAGCAGCAACGACCTGGGCTGGGATCCGGAGGACGTGGACGCCGCGATCGGGCCGGCGGTGGATGCGATCGTGTCCGCCTCGCCCTCGGCCCGGCTCATCGCGCTCGACTCGGTCTGGGGCCCCGACCCGCGCCCCTCCGATCTCGACGAGTACGACGCGGCGCTGGTCGAGGCCGTGACTGCCGCCGGCGGCGGTGCGCTCGAGTACCCGGACCCCCTCCGCGAGGACGGGCTGCTCGGCGAGGACGGCGTGCATCCCACCGTCGAGGGCCAGCGCGCCCTGGCAGACGCGTTCGAGGTGGCGGCCGAGAAGTCCGGCCTCGCCCGGGCGGTGCCGACCGGCCAGAAGGCGACGGACGCGCCGCCGGCCTGA
- a CDS encoding glutamate--cysteine ligase, with translation MEISFAASDRSTLGIEWEVAIVDRQTGDLANVADVVLEALRSDDGAPHPHITGELLRNTVELVSGVHTSVRDAVADLQDQLRQVREITDPMGLDLVCSGTHPFAQWFDQAITDKERYHRLIDRTQWWGRNMMIWGIHVHVGIEHRDKVLPILNSLLDYYPHLQALSASSPFWGGVDTGYASNRALMFQQLPTAGLPPQFGAWANYEEYVDDMMRTGVIDDHTEVRWDIRPSPQWGTLEMRACDGLSSAEEIGAVAALIQCLVEHLSSRLDAGEDLPTMQPWYVRENKWRAARYGLDAEIILDAAGAERLVTDDIRDLLVTLAPVAERLDCVKELGDVELILVAGASYQRQLRTAAANDGDLKAVVRALAGELRDGLQDPRS, from the coding sequence ATGGAGATCAGCTTCGCCGCATCAGACCGCTCCACGCTCGGGATCGAGTGGGAGGTCGCGATCGTCGACCGGCAGACGGGCGATCTCGCCAACGTCGCCGATGTGGTGCTGGAGGCGCTCCGCAGCGACGACGGCGCCCCGCACCCGCACATCACCGGCGAGCTCCTGCGCAACACGGTCGAGCTGGTCTCCGGCGTGCACACCTCCGTCCGCGACGCGGTCGCCGATCTGCAGGACCAGCTGCGGCAGGTGCGCGAGATCACCGACCCCATGGGACTCGACCTCGTGTGCTCGGGCACGCACCCGTTCGCGCAGTGGTTCGACCAGGCCATCACGGACAAGGAGCGGTACCACCGCCTCATCGACCGGACCCAGTGGTGGGGCCGGAACATGATGATCTGGGGCATCCACGTGCACGTCGGCATCGAGCACCGCGACAAGGTGCTACCGATCCTCAACTCCCTGCTCGACTACTACCCGCACCTGCAGGCGCTCTCGGCGTCGAGCCCGTTCTGGGGCGGAGTCGACACGGGCTACGCCTCGAACCGCGCGCTGATGTTCCAGCAGCTGCCGACGGCGGGCCTGCCTCCGCAGTTCGGCGCCTGGGCGAACTACGAGGAGTACGTCGACGACATGATGCGCACCGGCGTCATCGACGACCACACGGAGGTCCGCTGGGACATCCGCCCCTCGCCGCAGTGGGGCACTCTCGAGATGCGCGCGTGCGACGGCCTCTCCTCCGCGGAGGAGATCGGAGCGGTCGCCGCGCTGATCCAGTGCCTCGTCGAGCACCTCTCGTCGCGGCTGGACGCGGGCGAGGACCTTCCGACGATGCAGCCCTGGTACGTGCGCGAGAACAAGTGGCGCGCGGCCCGCTACGGGCTCGACGCCGAGATCATCCTCGACGCCGCCGGAGCGGAGCGGCTGGTCACCGACGACATCCGCGACCTGCTCGTCACCCTCGCACCGGTCGCCGAGCGCCTCGACTGCGTGAAGGAGCTCGGCGACGTCGAGCTGATCCTGGTCGCGGGAGCGAGCTATCAGCGCCAATTGCGGACGGCCGCGGCGAACGACGGCGACCTCAAGGCGGTGGTCCGGGCGCTCGCGGGCGAGTTGCGCGACGGGCTCCAGGATCCCCGCTCATGA
- the rpsP gene encoding 30S ribosomal protein S16, with product MAVKIRLKRLGKIRAPYYRIVVADSRTKRDGRVIEEIGKYHPTEQPSFIQVDSERAQYWLGVGAQPTEQVAAILKLTGDWGRFKGDADAVSTVQVKEPKAPFVVDAKKKPVLKPKSEAPAKAAPVEDTADETSTEA from the coding sequence GTGGCTGTCAAGATTCGTCTGAAGCGCCTCGGCAAGATCCGGGCGCCCTACTACCGCATCGTCGTCGCCGACTCGCGCACCAAGCGCGACGGCCGCGTGATCGAGGAGATCGGCAAGTACCACCCGACCGAGCAGCCCTCGTTCATCCAGGTCGACTCGGAGCGCGCGCAGTACTGGCTCGGAGTCGGCGCGCAGCCGACCGAGCAGGTCGCCGCGATCCTCAAGCTGACCGGCGACTGGGGCCGCTTCAAGGGCGACGCCGACGCCGTCAGCACCGTCCAGGTGAAGGAGCCCAAGGCTCCGTTCGTCGTCGACGCGAAGAAGAAGCCCGTCCTCAAGCCGAAGTCCGAGGCTCCGGCCAAGGCCGCCCCGGTCGAGGACACCGCCGACGAGACCTCCACCGAGGCGTAG
- a CDS encoding RNA-binding protein, with amino-acid sequence MLAPAVEHLVKGIVENPDEVSVVATSSPRGEVLEVRVHPEDLGRVIGRSGRTAKAVRTLVAALADGRRVRVDVVDTDK; translated from the coding sequence GTGCTCGCTCCCGCCGTCGAACACCTCGTCAAGGGGATCGTCGAGAACCCCGATGAGGTCAGTGTCGTGGCCACGAGCTCCCCGCGCGGAGAGGTCCTCGAGGTGCGCGTGCACCCCGAGGACCTCGGCCGCGTGATCGGACGCTCCGGTCGCACCGCCAAGGCCGTCCGCACTCTCGTCGCCGCGCTCGCCGACGGGCGCCGCGTGCGCGTCGACGTCGTCGACACCGACAAGTAG